Proteins from a genomic interval of Campylobacter concisus:
- a CDS encoding amino acid ABC transporter substrate-binding protein: MKFTNLLKIVAVLAIALNLQAKTIKDGVLIVATEGTYAPFTFYNDKNELVGYDVDIAKAVAQKLNLKVEFLTAPWDAMLAAFDAGKADVVFNQVSITDERKKKYAFSVPYTVTFGAIITRKDNNDIKSFADLKGKRNADSATSNWAKVAVKYGAEHVVTDNFAKSMELLISRRVDAVVRDNIVFYDFIKERPNAPVKIAASLDEKDYTAAAVKRDNAELAEQISNALNELSKEGKLEAISKSYFGKDVSK; this comes from the coding sequence ATGAAATTTACAAATTTATTAAAAATAGTAGCAGTGCTTGCAATAGCTCTAAATTTACAGGCAAAAACTATAAAAGATGGCGTGCTAATAGTAGCAACTGAAGGCACTTACGCGCCTTTTACATTTTATAATGACAAAAATGAGCTAGTAGGATACGATGTAGATATCGCAAAAGCAGTAGCACAAAAGCTAAATTTAAAAGTTGAGTTTCTAACAGCTCCTTGGGACGCGATGCTAGCGGCATTTGACGCGGGCAAGGCAGACGTTGTATTTAATCAAGTAAGCATAACTGATGAGAGAAAGAAAAAATATGCTTTTTCAGTGCCTTATACTGTAACATTTGGTGCCATCATCACTAGAAAAGATAATAACGACATAAAAAGTTTTGCTGATCTAAAAGGCAAAAGAAATGCCGACTCAGCTACGAGCAACTGGGCGAAAGTCGCTGTAAAATACGGTGCTGAACACGTCGTAACAGATAATTTTGCTAAAAGCATGGAGCTTCTTATATCAAGACGTGTAGATGCTGTTGTAAGAGATAACATCGTATTTTACGACTTCATAAAAGAGCGTCCAAACGCACCTGTGAAGATAGCTGCCTCACTTGACGAGAAAGACTACACAGCAGCAGCTGTCAAAAGAGACAACGCCGAACTTGCAGAGCAAATTTCAAATGCACTAAACGAACTTTCAAAAGAGGGAAAACTAGAAGCCATCTCAAAAAGCTACTTTGGCAAAGACGTCTCAAAATAA
- a CDS encoding amino acid ABC transporter substrate-binding protein — protein sequence MNFKPIFGLIAGAFLALNLNASTIKKGELIVATEGTYSPYSFYDEKGELVGYDVDIARAVAQKLNLKVEFLTAPWDAMLAAFDAGKADVVFNQVSINEDRKKKYGMSVPYTMPYPVIVVHKDNNDIKSFADLKGKKSVHSATSNWAAIAEKNGATVVVADGFSKGVELIISKRADDTINDNVTFFDYIKQRPNAPLKIAYTSNEPMPTAAIVKKGNTELLEAINKALDELKAEGKISEISMKYFGKDISK from the coding sequence ATGAATTTTAAGCCCATTTTTGGCTTGATCGCAGGTGCTTTTTTAGCTTTAAATTTAAATGCTTCAACTATCAAAAAAGGCGAACTTATCGTCGCAACTGAAGGTACTTACTCACCTTACTCATTTTATGATGAAAAGGGCGAGCTAGTAGGATATGACGTAGATATTGCAAGAGCAGTAGCACAAAAGCTAAATTTAAAAGTCGAGTTTCTAACAGCTCCTTGGGATGCGATGCTAGCAGCATTTGACGCTGGCAAAGCAGATGTTGTTTTTAACCAAGTTAGCATAAACGAAGATAGAAAGAAAAAGTATGGTATGAGCGTGCCTTACACTATGCCATATCCGGTAATTGTCGTGCATAAAGACAATAACGACATCAAAAGTTTTGCTGATCTAAAAGGCAAAAAGAGCGTGCACTCTGCGACTAGCAACTGGGCGGCGATAGCCGAGAAAAACGGCGCAACAGTGGTCGTAGCTGATGGCTTTAGCAAAGGCGTGGAGCTTATCATCTCAAAAAGAGCTGATGATACGATAAACGATAACGTTACATTTTTTGACTACATTAAACAACGCCCAAATGCACCACTAAAAATCGCATACACAAGCAACGAGCCGATGCCAACAGCTGCAATCGTTAAAAAAGGCAACACTGAGCTACTAGAAGCGATAAACAAAGCACTTGATGAGCTAAAAGCCGAGGGTAAGATAAGCGAAATTTCGATGAAATATTTTGGAAAAGATATTTCAAAATAA
- a CDS encoding amino acid ABC transporter permease, with product MENLDRVIELVSSSTLPMIIALLKVTIPLTLLSFSLGLVIAIITAVARLSNIKILKFIFATYVWIFRGTPLLVQLFIVFYGLPSLGVTLDTWSAATIAFSLNVGAYASESVRAAILSVPKGQWEAATSLGMTHYQILKRIIAPQAVRISLPPLSNTFIGLVKDTSLAASITMVDMFMVAQRIAARTFEPLILYILAALIYLVVCTLLTYLQSRLEKAVSRYV from the coding sequence ATGGAAAATTTAGATAGAGTGATCGAGCTTGTTTCAAGCTCGACGCTACCGATGATCATCGCACTTTTAAAAGTGACGATCCCACTTACTTTGCTCTCGTTTTCGCTAGGGCTTGTCATCGCCATTATCACAGCAGTAGCAAGGCTTTCAAATATAAAAATTTTAAAATTTATATTTGCCACCTATGTTTGGATATTTCGTGGCACGCCGCTTCTTGTGCAGCTTTTCATCGTATTTTACGGACTTCCTAGCCTCGGCGTTACGCTTGATACTTGGAGTGCGGCGACTATCGCATTTAGCCTAAACGTGGGCGCTTATGCGTCTGAGTCTGTAAGGGCTGCCATACTTTCTGTGCCAAAAGGTCAGTGGGAGGCTGCCACATCGCTTGGCATGACGCACTATCAAATTTTAAAGCGCATCATCGCGCCTCAAGCGGTGAGGATCTCGTTGCCACCGCTTTCTAACACATTTATAGGCCTTGTTAAAGATACTTCACTAGCAGCTTCTATAACGATGGTAGATATGTTTATGGTCGCTCAAAGGATCGCAGCAAGGACCTTTGAGCCACTCATCCTCTACATCCTAGCAGCGCTCATCTATCTAGTGGTTTGCACACTCTTAACCTATCTTCAATCAAGGCTTGAAAAAGCTGTCTCAAGGTATGTCTAA